A genomic stretch from Falco biarmicus isolate bFalBia1 chromosome 17, bFalBia1.pri, whole genome shotgun sequence includes:
- the TSR2 gene encoding pre-rRNA-processing protein TSR2 homolog — protein sequence MAAPGLEEWGLFAQGVQAVLSGWAALQLAVAQGFGGPQGPEKAAWLAGALQDFFAQNAELQEEEVEEFLAEVMDNEFDTAVEDGSLQQVSRELVTLFAQASRGDVAGVREALGALARRGPALCAALAAAHPAPTPATPGRGEEEEEEEESSKEEEEAMECGTPPPPPDGWTLVRRRRR from the exons ATGGCGGCCCCCGGGCTGGAGGAGTGGGGCCTGTTCGCCCAGGGGGTGCAGGCGGTGCTGAGCGGCTGGGCCGCGCTCCAG ctggCTGTGGCCCAGGGCTTCGGGGGGCCACAGGGCCCCGAAAAGGCTGCATGGCTGGCAGGGGCCCTGCAGGACTTTTTTGCACAAAATG cggagctgcaggaggaggaggtggaggagttCCTGGCCGAGGTGATGGATAATGAGTTCGATACAGCAGTAGAGGatggcagcctgcagcag GTGAGCCGAGAACTGGTGACGCTGTTTGCACAGGCCAGCCGGGGGGATGTGGCGGGGGTGAGGGAGGCTCTGGGGGCGCTGGCTCGCCGCGGCCCTGCCCTTTGCGCAGCCCTGGCTGCCGCCcaccccgcccccacccccgccacccccgggcggggggaggaagaagaggaggaggaggagagcagcaaggaggaggaggag GCGATGGAGTGTgggacccccccacccccccctgaTGGCTGGACCCTggtgcggcggcggcggcggtga
- the PTPN18 gene encoding tyrosine-protein phosphatase non-receptor type 18 isoform X2, with protein sequence MPLPPPHPSWAQGVKPPLLQDAVARRVLQRPLLRSVSVPAEPPRMDVTYAVVNKARRGGGATGKDPTSFEQDPTPLGSSSLPGSPVRHPLPTLAAPIRLRFPTLLQPLPNPVMVPMRS encoded by the exons ATGccgctgcccccaccccaccccagctggGCCCAGGGGGTCAAG CCCCCTCTTCTCCAGGACGCTGTTGCCCGCCGTGTGCTGCAACGCCCCCTGCTCAG gAGCGTGTCGGTgccagcagagcccccccgcATGGATGTCACCTATGCTGTGGTCAACAAGGCTCGCCGGGGAGGTGGGGCCACAGGAAAAGACCCCACCTCTTTTGAGCAAGACCCCACCCCCCTGGGAAGCTCCTCCCTCCCTGGGAGCCCCGTGCGGCACCCCTTACCCACCCTGGCCG CACCTATAAGACTCCGATTCCCCActctcctccagcctctcccCAACCCAGTGATGGTGCCTATGAGGTCGTGA
- the PTPN18 gene encoding tyrosine-protein phosphatase non-receptor type 18 isoform X1: MPLPPPHPSWAQGVKPPLLQDAVARRVLQRPLLRSVSVPAEPPRMDVTYAVVNKARRGGGATGKDPTSFEQDPTPLGSSSLPGSPVRHPLPTLAASPQPSDGAYEVVTPHGDPSSSPCLGFNFRIRKPKGPREPPAEWSRV, from the exons ATGccgctgcccccaccccaccccagctggGCCCAGGGGGTCAAG CCCCCTCTTCTCCAGGACGCTGTTGCCCGCCGTGTGCTGCAACGCCCCCTGCTCAG gAGCGTGTCGGTgccagcagagcccccccgcATGGATGTCACCTATGCTGTGGTCAACAAGGCTCGCCGGGGAGGTGGGGCCACAGGAAAAGACCCCACCTCTTTTGAGCAAGACCCCACCCCCCTGGGAAGCTCCTCCCTCCCTGGGAGCCCCGTGCGGCACCCCTTACCCACCCTGGCCG cctctcccCAACCCAGTGATGGTGCCTATGAGGTCGTGACCCCGCATGGagaccccagcagctccccctgCCTCG ggttTAACTTCCGGATCAGGAAGCCGAAGGGCCCGCGGGAACCTCCGGCTGAATGGTCCCGGGTATGA
- the LOC130160277 gene encoding LOW QUALITY PROTEIN: CXXC-type zinc finger protein 1-like (The sequence of the model RefSeq protein was modified relative to this genomic sequence to represent the inferred CDS: deleted 1 base in 1 codon), translated as MDSEFSDAEAGPGGEENAPVYCVCRKPDINCFMIGCDNCNEWFHGDCINITEKMAKAIREWYCLQCREKDPTLEIRYRHKKWREKEREHESAKAQELALEQGRAAKIKRSARMCGECEACRRPEDCGQCDFCRDMKKFGGPNKIRQKCRLRQCQLRARESYKYFPTSLARGREGELELLKEQLGAAGPPESLSDEELPLDPRLYQELCTGTFDEHGLPWLSDPEDAPFLDPVLRKRAVKVKHVKRREKKSDKKKEERYKRHRQKPRHRERSRHLERPDARDPAGLGQCLGPGCTRPARPPSKYCSEACGVKLAAK; from the exons ATG GACAGCGAGTTCTCGGACGCGGAGGCGGGCCCGGGCGGGGAGGAGAACGCCCCGGTGTATTGCGTGTGCCGTAAACCCGACATTAACTGCTTCATGAT CGGCTGCGACAACTGCAACGAGTGGTTCCATGGCGACTGCATCAACATCACCGAGAAAATGGCCAAGGCTATCCGGGAGTGGTACTGCCTGCAGTGCCGGG AGAAGGACCCTACCCTGGAGATCCGTTACCGGCACAAGAAGTGGCGGGAGAAGGAGCGGGAACATGAGAGCGCCAAGGCCCAGGAGCTGGCACTagagcagggacgggctgccAAG ATCAAGCGGTCGGCACGCATGTGTGGCGAGTGCGAGGCGTGCCGGCGCCCCGAGGACTGCGGGCAGTGCGACTTTTGCCGTGACATGAAGAAGTTCGGGGGCCCCAACAAGATCCGGCAGAAGTGCCGCCTGCGGCAGTGCCAGTTGCGTGCACGG GAGTCCTACAAGTACTTCCCCACCTCG CTGGCGCGGGGGCGCGAgggggagctggagctgctgaaggagcagctgggggcagcggggccccCCGAGAGCCTCTCGGACGAGGAGCTGCCACTCGACCCCCGGCTCTACCAGGAGCTCTGCACTGGCACCTTCGACGAGCACGGCCTG CCGTGGCTCAGTGACCCTGAGGACGCCCCGTTCCTCGACCCCGTCCTGCGCAAACGCGCCGTCAAAGTCAAGCACGTCAAGCGGCGGGAGAAGAAGTCGGACAAAAAG AAGGAGGAGCGGTACAAGCGGCACCGGCAGAAGCCGCGGCACCGGGAGCGCAGCCGGCACCTGGAGCGCCCCGACGCCCGCGACCCAGCCGGGCTGGGCCAGTGCCTGGGC CCCGGCTGCAcccgccctgcccggccccccTCCAAGTACTGCAGTGAGGCCTGTGGCGTCAAGCTGGCCGCCAAGTGA
- the CCDC115 gene encoding coiled-coil domain-containing protein 115, protein MVAPPQLPAANTPAPPNSAACNTALNQDGSRAGFIPPGSQPSSRLRLPPVARSDWPKGGRGRLLLEEAVARRVAAVRAADGGGDGGSVRGPGGVYFGPPGLGAALDAAALELLDALETLQERRQVLTQLLRQGWLSLSQARYSLGCHRVSSLQYGATMVPRVRVLPREGTPHFDEVPGTARDTEDPDPQQEGGDGLRQRRGPPEKRGAPPRAPPDPLAWFGVLVPPSLRQAQGSFVQGVTVAVELAGLQAAVEAAATRYRGLLRRARHPDGDADTTVTPSDETSSTKMACGNETTGDTKTPGDTGTYREPEVTWRDTGDTMTHGNKGTGSDTTSIGDMETPATSPPP, encoded by the exons ATGGTGGCACCTCCTCAGCTCCCAGCCGCTAACACGCCGGCACCTCCCAACAGCGCCGCC TGCAACACCGCCCTTAACCAAGATGGCAGCCGAGCCGGCTTCATTCCGCCAGGCTCTCAGCCCTCATCCAGGCTCCGCCTCCCGCCCGTCGCCCGTTCTGATTGGCCGAAGGGCGGCCGCGGGCGGCTGCTATTGGAGGAGGCCGTTGCCCGGCGTGTGGCCGCGGTGCGGGCCGCGGATGGCGGCGGCGATGGAGGGTCGGTGAGGGGTCCCGGGGGGGTTTATTTCG GgccccctgggctgggggcagcactGGACGCAGCGGCGCTGGAGCTGCTGGACGCGCTGGAGACGCTGCAGGAGCGACGCCAGGTCCTCACCCAGCTCCTGCGGCAG ggGTGGCTGTCCCTCTCCCAGGCCCGGTATTCCCTGGGATGCCACCGTGTCTCGTCCCTGCAGTATGGGGCCACCATGGTCCCCCGAGTCCGTGTCCTGCCCAG GGAGGGGACACCTCACTTTGACGAGGTGCCAGGCACAGCGCGGGACACTGAAGATCCTGATCCCCAACAGGAAGGGGGTGATG GTCTGCGCCAGCGTCGGGGTCCCCCAGAGAAGAGGGGTGCCCCCCCTCGGGCCCCCCCAGACCCACTGGCCTGGTTTGGGGtgctggtgccccccagcctgcggCAGGCCCAGGGCAGCTTCGTCCAGG gggTGACGGTGGCGgtggagctggctgggctgcaggctgctgtggaggCCGCTGCCACCCGCTACCGCGGCCTCCTGCGCCGTGCGCGTCACCCAGATGGAGACGCCGACACCACGGTGACACCGAGCGACGAGACAAGCAGCACCAAGATGGCATGTGGCAACGAGACCACCGGTGACACCAAGACCCCAGGTGACACGGGCACCTACAGGGAACCCGAGGTGACATGGAGAGACACAGGTGACACCATGACCCATGGGAACAAGGGCACCGGGAGTGACACCACCAGCATCGGGGACATGGAGACCCCAGCCACGTCACCGCCACCATGA
- the MON1B gene encoding vacuolar fusion protein MON1 homolog B: MGVMMALVSFIQSGGNAIRAICSEDRTLVFEQRGPLLLVSVSRTRQSAAQLRRELAFVHEQILSLLTRGGIARVFARRRGYDLRRLLAGAEAVLDRLLSGAAADGRLLLGAARCLPLPAPLRRAVSGALRRAAAAAVPAPALALLAAGGRLVTAARQRALAEGGQLCASDLHLLLNLLGSGVGAGEVWTPVCLPHFNPDGYFYAYAAALGEEEEEEGGTGGRTSGAVTLILLSTEREGFYAAAGCRRHLEDTLRVQGWLGELAAAVRGGAGYGPSRPGAPELRHFLYKPLEGPEEMQQLPQFTSPELEDPYTSEEEQHRLFDLYHYLHSRVHSPHRPLRLLYHVAEKETLLAWVTSKFELYGCFSPLVTKAGAIGVLTKLLRWLKKEEDWLFIRYPPPYCAAPARPEGAEAEG, encoded by the exons ATGGGTGTCATGATGGCACTCGTCTCCTTCATCCAGAGTGGTGGCAACGCCATCCGCGCCATCTGCTCCG AGGACCGGACGCTGGTGTTTGAGCAGCGGGGGCCGTTGCTGCTAGTGTCAGTGTCACGCACACGGCAGTCAGCAGCCCAGCTGCGGCGGGAGCTGGCGTTTGTCCATGAGCAGATCCTCAGCCTCCTCACCCGTGGCGGCATCGCCCGCGTCTTTGCCCGCCGCCGCGGTTATGACCTCCGGCGCCTCCTGGCTGGTGCCGAAGCCGTCCTGGACCGCTTGCTTTCTGGTGCGGCAGCAGACGGGCGGTTATTGTTGGGTGCCGCGCGTTGCCTGCCCCTCCCCGCGCCTCTCCGACGGGCAGTTTCAGGGGCTCTGCGCcgcgctgccgctgccgccgtCCCCGCGCCTGCTTTGGCCTTGCTGGCAGCTGGTGGGCGGTTGGTGACGGCAGCGCGGCAGCGGGCCTTGGCAGAGGGCGGGCAATTGTGTGCCAGCgacctccacctcctcctcaaCCTTTTGGGGAGCGGGGTAGGGGCAGGTGAGGTGTGGACCCCTGTCTGTTTACCCCACTTCAACCCCGATGGCTACTTCTACGCCtatgcagcagcactgggcgaggaggaagaggaggaaggaggcaCTGGTGGCAGAACCAGCGGTGCAGTGACACTCATCCTGCTGTCAACAGAGCGTGAGGGGTTCTACGCAGCAGCAGGGTGCCGGCGGCACTTGGAGGATACCCTGCGAGTGCAGGGGTGGTTGGGGGAGCTGGCGGCAGCGGtgcgggggggggcaggctaTGGCCCCTCCCGCCCCGGTGCCCCTGAGCTCCGCCATTTTCTCTACAAGCCCTTGGAGGGGCCAGAGGagatgcagcagctgccacagttTACAAG CCCCGAGCTGGAGGACCCCTACACTAGCGAGGAGGAGCAACACCGGCTCTTTGACCTGTACCACTACCTGCACAGCCGTGTGCACAGCCCCCACCGGCCCCTGCGCCTCCTCTACCACGTGGCAGAGAAGGAGACGCTTTTAGCTTGG GTGACAAGCAAGTTTGAGCTGTACGGCTGCTTCAGCCCACTGGTGACCAAGGCGGGGGCCATTGGGGTCCTCACCAAGCTGCTGCGCTGGctgaagaaggaggaggacTGGCTCTTCATCCGTTACCCACCGCCATACTGCGccgcccctgcccgccctgAGGGGGCCGAGGCCGAGGGCTGA
- the LOC130160280 gene encoding uncharacterized protein LOC130160280, with amino-acid sequence MKWSKVEEEEGGRYMREDEGPACGCHCHLCPLRLWRWTVTHRVRALVAVSPPHTWVFPHPRDTGVTVCLSPASLVSPGVQRWLDVLVGRVCSLHQAHLATAQELAAAQEHGEGLRQQQEQLEERQAALEGLWQQKQEELRGARLRREEVEAKGQRCRGLCLGRQQDLERMEQELERLRRLRRGYRRDFGQQLDAIMEEHKHLQEAHVRCRCQVPFFWMPGPLFRTLGFPFPAGPGPVGG; translated from the exons ATGAAATGGAGcaaggtggaggaggaggagggtggcagGTACATGAGAGAGGACGAGGGGCCAGCATGTGGCTGCCATTGTCACCTTTGTCCCCTCAGGCTGTGGCGATGGACAGTGACACACAGGGTGAGGGCTCTGGTGGCCGTGTCTCCCCCTCACACCTGGGTGTTCCCCCACCCCAGGGACACGGGTGTCACCGTGTGTCTGTCCCCAGCGTCCCTGGTTTCCCCCGGGGTGCAGCGCTGGCTGGATGTGCTGGTAGGGCGGGTGTGCAGCCTGCACCAAG CACATCTGGCCACGgcacaggagctggcagcagcacaggaacatGGCGAGGGGCTGCGCCAGCAACAGGAGCAGT tggAGGAGCGTCAGGCAGCGCTGGAGGGGCTCTGGCAGCAGAAACAGG aggagctgcGGGGGGCACGGCTGCgcagggaggaggtggaggcCAAAGGTCAAAG GTGCCGAGGGCTGTGCTTGGGCCGCCAGCAGGACCTGGAGAggatggagcaggagctggagcgCCTGCGCCGCCTTCGCCGGGGATACAGGCGC GACTTTGGGCAGCAGCTTGATGCCATCATGGAGGAGCACAAACACCTGCAGGAAGCGCACGTGAGGTGCCGATGCCAGGTCCCCTTTTTCTGGATGCCAGGACCCCTTTTCCGGACACTGGGGTTCCCTTTTCCTGCAGGCCCCGGCCCAGTTGGAGGCTGA
- the IMP4 gene encoding U3 small nucleolar ribonucleoprotein protein IMP4: MLRRQARERREYLQRRAQEERLRRQQDKKEQLRQALEENRLLPTELRREALALQKELEFDTPGVGDTTSSQDDEYRWAGLEPPKVMVTTSREPSARLRVFAKEVCLLIPGAQRMNRGRAELGALVGACRAAGVTDLLLLHETRGRPDGLSLCHLPHGPTAHFTLSGAVLRQEVGGLGGAPLAAPHLLLLKLDSALGRRVGTILKHLFPVPRPDSRRVVTFANEDDVILVRNHVYRRQGKKVELEEVGPRFQLRPYLIRLGTLEQGDAADVEWRWHPYTATAPKRRLLSAT; this comes from the exons ATG CTGCGCCGCCAGGCCCGGGAGCGCCGCGAGTACCTGCAGCGACGGGCACAGGAGGAGCGGCTGCGCCGGCAGCAGGACAAGAAGGAGCAGCTCCGGCAGGCGCTGGAGG AGAATCGGCTGCTGCCCACGGAGCTGCGGCGCGAGGCCTTGGCgctgcagaaggagctggagTTCGACACGCCAGGGGTAGGGG ACACCACCAGTAGCCAAGACGATGAGTACCGGTGGGCGGGGCTGGAGCCCCCCAAGGTCATGGTCACCACCTCCCGCGAGCCCAGCGCCCGCCTCCGTGTCTTTGCCAAG GAGGTGTGTCTGCTGATCCCTGGAGCTCAACGCATGAACCGGGGccgggcagagctgggggcgCTGGTgggggcctgccgggccgctGGCGTCACcgacctgctgctgctgcacgaGACCCGCGGCAGGCCCG ACGGACTGTCCCTGTGCCACCTGCCCCATGGCCCCACAGCCCACTTCACCCTGAGTGGGGCCGTGCTGCggcaggaggtgggggggctggggggcgccCCCCTGGCGGCCccccatctgctgctgctgaaacttGACTCCGCCTTGGGGCGCCGG gttGGGACCATCCTGAAGCACCTCTTCCCCGTCCCCCGCCCCGACAGCCGCCGCGTGGTGACATTTGCCAACGAGGATGATGTCATCTTAGTTCG GAACCACGTCTACCGACGCCAGGGCAAGAAGGTAGAGCTGGAAGAGGTGGGACCCCGGTTCCAGCTGCGCC CCTATCTCATCCGCCTGGGGACCCTGGAGCAGGGGGACGCTGCCGACGTGGAGTGGCGCTGGCACCCCTACACAGCCACCGCCCCGAAACGCCGCCTGCTCAGCGCCACCTGA